Proteins found in one Streptococcus iniae genomic segment:
- a CDS encoding Asp23/Gls24 family envelope stress response protein: MTETFIKNTQTTASSINGQLTFEDKVIEKIVGLAIETVDGLLAVNGGFFSNIKEKLVNTNSVRDGVNVEVGKKQVAVDLDIIAEYQKHVPTIFEEIKTIIEKEVKQMTDLDVIEVNVNVVDIKTRTQHEADSVSLQDKVADAAQATSQFTSKQVSNVKSTVDNGVENLQTEPRVK, encoded by the coding sequence ATGACTGAAACATTTATTAAAAACACACAAACAACTGCTTCATCAATTAATGGACAACTCACTTTTGAAGACAAAGTAATTGAAAAAATTGTTGGCTTAGCCATTGAAACTGTAGATGGTCTATTGGCTGTTAACGGTGGCTTCTTCTCAAACATTAAAGAAAAATTGGTTAACACAAATAGTGTTCGTGATGGCGTTAATGTTGAAGTTGGTAAAAAACAAGTAGCTGTTGACTTAGATATTATTGCTGAATACCAAAAACACGTGCCAACCATCTTTGAAGAAATTAAAACAATCATCGAAAAAGAAGTTAAACAAATGACAGATTTGGATGTTATTGAAGTTAATGTTAATGTCGTTGACATCAAAACAAGAACTCAACATGAAGCTGATAGCGTTAGCCTCCAAGATAAAGTAGCAGATGCTGCTCAGGCTACAAGTCAGTTTACTAGCAAACAAGTTAGTAATGTCAAATCAACCGTTGACAATGGTGTAGAAAACCTTCAAACTGAGCCTCGAGTAAAATAA
- a CDS encoding IS3-like element IS981 family transposase (programmed frameshift) → MKKRYSKEFKETLIAFYHSGQSVTQLSKEYDVAPATIYKWIDLYSKSNESSVSKADFLELKRQLAKVKEERDNLKKSIDHIRREKEVSAADMAQTIQTLALNVRLSCQLLDVPESSYYERINRHPSKTQLRRQYLSLKISQLFNANRGIYGAPKIHHLLFKQGEKVGLKLVQKLMKQLQLKSVVIKKFKPGYSLSDHINRKNLIQTEPTKKNKVWSTDITYIPTQQGWAYLSTIMDRYTKKVIAWDLGKRMTVELVQRTLNKAIKSQDYPEAVILHSDQGSQYTSLEYEELLKYYGMTHSFSRRGYPYHNASLESWHGHLKREWVYQFKYKNFEEAYQSIFWYIEAFYNSKRIHQSLGYLTPNQFEKVSA, encoded by the exons ATGAAAAAACGCTACTCAAAAGAATTTAAAGAAACCCTTATCGCCTTCTATCATTCTGGTCAATCCGTCACCCAGCTGTCTAAAGAATACGACGTGGCCCCTGCAACAATTTATAAATGGATAGACCTCTACTCTAAATCTAATGAAAGCTCCGTCTCTAAAGCTGATTTTCTAGAATTAAAAAGACAACTGGCTAAAGTTAAGGAAGAACGAGACA ATCTTAAAAAAAGTATTGACCATATTCGCCGAGAAAAAGAAGTGAGTGCTGCGGATATGGCTCAAACCATACAAACTTTAGCACTCAATGTCAGACTAAGCTGTCAACTCCTTGATGTTCCTGAATCAAGTTATTATGAACGGATTAACCGACATCCATCTAAAACTCAATTAAGGAGACAATACCTGTCACTCAAAATTTCTCAACTCTTCAATGCTAACCGAGGAATCTATGGTGCTCCTAAAATTCATCATCTTCTATTTAAACAAGGGGAAAAAGTCGGGTTAAAACTGGTACAGAAGCTAATGAAGCAACTTCAACTCAAGTCTGTAGTCATTAAGAAATTTAAGCCTGGATACTCACTAAGTGATCACATCAATCGAAAAAATCTCATACAGACTGAACCTACAAAGAAAAATAAGGTTTGGTCAACCGACATTACTTATATTCCTACTCAACAAGGATGGGCTTATCTCTCAACCATTATGGATCGTTATACTAAAAAAGTCATTGCTTGGGATTTGGGCAAGCGAATGACTGTAGAATTAGTGCAAAGAACTTTAAATAAGGCCATTAAATCACAAGACTATCCAGAAGCTGTTATTCTTCATTCTGACCAAGGAAGCCAGTATACGAGTCTAGAGTATGAAGAGTTGCTTAAGTATTATGGGATGACTCACTCTTTCAGTCGAAGGGGATACCCTTATCATAATGCCAGTCTTGAATCTTGGCATGGACATTTAAAAAGAGAGTGGGTGTATCAATTTAAATATAAGAACTTTGAAGAAGCCTATCAGAGTATTTTCTGGTACATCGAAGCCTTTTATAATTCAAAACGAATCCATCAAAGTTTAGGGTATCTTACACCTAATCAATTTGAAAAGGTAAGTGCTTAA
- the pcrA gene encoding DNA helicase PcrA yields MNPLLNGMNDKQAEAVQTTEGPLLIMAGAGSGKTRVLTHRIAYLIDEKCVNPWNILAITFTNKAAREMKERALALNPATSDTLIATFHSMCVRILRREADHIGYNRNFTIVDPGEQRTLMKRILKQLNLDPKKWNERAILGTISNAKNDLLDEKAYDMQAADMYTQMVAKCYKLYQEELRRSEAFDFDDLIMMTLRLFDQNPDVLSYYQQRYQYIHVDEYQDTNHAQYQLVKLLASRFRNICVVGDADQSIYGWRGADMQNILDFEKDYSDAKVVLLEENYRSTKTILKAANDVIKHNQNRRDKKLWTQNQDGEQIVYHRTNDEREEAVFVASTVSNMCQEMGKNFKDFAVLYRTNAQSRTIEEALLKSNIPYTMVGGTKFYSRKEIRDLISYLNIIANPSDNISFERIVNEPKRGVGPGTLEKLRLFAYEHQMSLMDASSNLFMSPLKGKAAQAIMDFSTHLLDLRERLDQLSVTELTEKVLEETGYIEALRLQNTLESQARIENIEEFLSVTKNFDDNSAKQEQNETGLDKLGRFLNDLALIADTDDGDVDSAEVTLMTLHAAKGLEFPVVFLIGMEEGVFPLSRSSEDPSELEEERRLAYVGITRAEEVLFLTNASTRTLFGKTNYNRPSRFLTEISEELLSHQDLARPSHSSFGVTFSKETKQQFGQGMSLSQALQSRKAKVQADRTSPNSYAKQAMPFVSNNANSKSEVWEIGDFAYHKKWGKGTVLEVSGSGKTMELKIKFPEVGLKKLLASVAPIEKVD; encoded by the coding sequence ATGAATCCTTTACTAAATGGAATGAATGATAAACAAGCCGAGGCGGTCCAAACAACAGAAGGGCCACTTTTAATTATGGCTGGAGCAGGTTCAGGTAAAACAAGAGTGTTAACGCATCGTATTGCATACTTGATTGATGAGAAATGTGTCAATCCATGGAATATTCTAGCAATCACCTTTACCAACAAAGCTGCGCGTGAAATGAAAGAAAGAGCATTAGCTCTAAATCCGGCAACATCAGATACCTTGATTGCAACTTTTCACTCCATGTGTGTTCGTATTTTAAGACGTGAAGCTGATCATATTGGTTACAATCGTAACTTTACTATTGTAGATCCTGGTGAACAACGTACTTTAATGAAACGAATTCTTAAACAACTCAATTTAGACCCTAAAAAATGGAATGAACGGGCGATTTTAGGAACCATTTCGAATGCCAAAAATGATCTTTTAGACGAAAAAGCTTATGACATGCAAGCTGCTGACATGTATACTCAAATGGTTGCCAAGTGTTATAAGTTATATCAAGAAGAGTTACGTCGCAGTGAAGCTTTTGATTTTGATGATTTAATCATGATGACCCTTCGCCTTTTTGATCAGAATCCTGATGTCTTAAGTTATTATCAGCAACGTTATCAATATATCCATGTGGATGAGTATCAAGATACAAACCATGCTCAGTATCAATTGGTTAAATTATTAGCATCACGTTTTCGAAATATTTGTGTGGTTGGTGATGCTGATCAATCCATTTATGGTTGGCGGGGTGCCGACATGCAAAATATCTTAGATTTTGAAAAGGATTATTCAGATGCGAAGGTGGTTTTGTTAGAAGAAAATTACCGCTCAACCAAAACCATCTTGAAAGCAGCAAATGATGTGATTAAACATAATCAAAATCGTCGTGATAAGAAGTTATGGACACAAAATCAAGATGGTGAGCAAATCGTTTATCACAGAACTAATGATGAAAGAGAAGAAGCTGTCTTTGTTGCTTCTACTGTTTCAAATATGTGCCAAGAAATGGGTAAAAACTTCAAGGATTTTGCGGTGCTTTACCGGACAAATGCTCAATCCCGTACAATTGAGGAAGCCTTATTGAAATCTAACATCCCATATACCATGGTTGGCGGGACTAAATTCTATAGTAGAAAAGAGATTAGAGACCTTATTTCTTACCTAAATATTATTGCCAATCCTTCTGACAACATCTCATTTGAACGTATCGTTAATGAACCTAAACGTGGTGTAGGACCAGGGACGCTTGAAAAGCTCCGTCTTTTTGCTTATGAGCACCAGATGTCCTTGATGGATGCTTCATCAAATCTTTTCATGTCTCCTTTAAAAGGAAAAGCTGCGCAGGCCATCATGGATTTTTCAACACACTTACTTGATTTGAGAGAAAGATTGGATCAACTGAGCGTAACAGAATTAACAGAGAAAGTTTTAGAAGAAACAGGCTACATTGAAGCATTACGTCTTCAAAACACCTTAGAAAGTCAAGCACGTATTGAAAATATAGAAGAGTTCTTATCAGTGACGAAAAACTTTGATGATAATTCTGCTAAACAAGAACAAAACGAAACTGGTTTAGACAAATTAGGACGTTTCTTAAATGATTTGGCTTTAATTGCTGATACTGATGATGGTGATGTAGACAGTGCAGAAGTGACATTAATGACCCTTCATGCTGCAAAAGGCTTGGAATTTCCGGTTGTCTTTCTGATTGGCATGGAAGAAGGTGTCTTTCCTTTATCTCGATCCAGTGAGGATCCGTCAGAATTAGAAGAAGAAAGACGTCTTGCTTATGTAGGGATTACAAGAGCAGAAGAAGTTCTCTTTTTAACCAATGCAAGTACCAGAACACTCTTTGGTAAAACCAACTATAATCGGCCAAGTCGTTTCTTAACTGAAATTTCAGAAGAACTTTTAAGCCATCAAGACTTAGCAAGACCAAGTCACTCTTCTTTTGGAGTGACATTTAGTAAAGAGACCAAGCAACAATTTGGGCAGGGAATGAGTTTATCTCAAGCACTTCAATCCCGAAAAGCCAAAGTCCAAGCAGACAGGACTAGTCCTAATAGTTATGCCAAACAAGCAATGCCTTTTGTTTCCAATAATGCTAACAGCAAGAGTGAGGTGTGGGAGATTGGAGATTTTGCTTATCATAAAAAATGGGGCAAAGGAACGGTTTTAGAAGTTTCTGGTTCTGGTAAAACAATGGAGTTGAAAATAAAATTCCCTGAAGTTGGATTAAAAAAACTGTTAGCAAGTGTTGCACCTATTGAAAAAGTAGATTAA
- a CDS encoding GlsB/YeaQ/YmgE family stress response membrane protein produces MGVIWTLIVGGLIGLIAGSLTKKGGSMGWIANIFAGLVGAYVGQALLGTWGPSLADMALIPSVIGAVIVVVVTSFLLKKLN; encoded by the coding sequence ATGGGAGTTATTTGGACATTAATCGTTGGTGGTTTAATTGGTCTTATTGCCGGATCCCTTACTAAAAAAGGCGGGTCAATGGGATGGATTGCAAATATATTTGCTGGTTTAGTTGGTGCTTATGTTGGTCAAGCTTTACTTGGAACATGGGGGCCATCTTTAGCTGATATGGCACTTATTCCATCTGTAATTGGTGCTGTAATTGTTGTCGTTGTTACTTCTTTTCTACTTAAGAAATTAAACTAA
- the amaP gene encoding alkaline shock response membrane anchor protein AmaP: MAKSLKIIYSLLGLILLSIFAVVIGITRNYVDLPASYDWLQWDIDRTPELLNPGLYYYFFWTALVLAVVTLIFVLVVIFYPRTYTEIQLSKKQGTLLLKKSAIEGYIKTAVHNAGLMTNPNVSATLYKRKFKVDVVGRLDSRVAVSEQINGIQEGIQKGLQEFFGLDQPIAFKVYVKDIADTHQITHKKNRVE, from the coding sequence ATGGCAAAAAGTTTAAAGATTATTTATAGTCTCTTAGGTCTTATCTTACTCTCAATCTTTGCTGTGGTAATAGGGATAACAAGAAATTATGTCGACTTACCTGCTAGTTATGATTGGTTACAGTGGGATATTGATCGAACACCTGAATTGTTAAATCCAGGCTTGTATTATTATTTCTTCTGGACTGCTCTAGTGTTAGCAGTTGTGACGTTGATTTTTGTCTTAGTTGTTATCTTTTACCCGAGAACTTATACAGAAATTCAATTAAGTAAAAAGCAAGGAACTCTGTTACTTAAGAAATCTGCTATTGAAGGTTATATAAAAACAGCTGTTCATAATGCTGGCTTAATGACAAATCCAAATGTCTCAGCCACTCTATATAAGCGTAAGTTTAAAGTTGATGTTGTTGGGCGTTTAGACTCTCGCGTAGCTGTATCTGAACAAATTAATGGCATTCAAGAGGGTATTCAAAAGGGCTTGCAAGAATTTTTTGGCCTTGACCAACCAATTGCTTTTAAGGTCTATGTTAAAGATATTGCAGACACTCATCAGATAACCCATAAAAAAAATCGCGTAGAATAG
- a CDS encoding DUF2273 domain-containing protein, whose amino-acid sequence MAFYEKYKYPILGGLLGLVLAILLMSFGFFKTLLAIIFIVLGVYGGLYAKKTGIIDQFINKYK is encoded by the coding sequence ATGGCCTTTTATGAAAAATATAAGTACCCAATTCTTGGTGGCTTATTAGGACTTGTATTAGCAATCTTACTAATGTCCTTTGGTTTCTTTAAAACACTTCTAGCAATAATCTTTATTGTCTTGGGTGTTTATGGTGGGCTTTACGCCAAGAAGACTGGAATCATTGATCAATTTATCAATAAATACAAATAA
- a CDS encoding CsbD family protein, which produces MSEEKFNAKIDQVGGKVKETLGKVSDDKELETEGKVEKMAGKAEEMLADAKDTVKGFVNGLKKDEE; this is translated from the coding sequence ATGTCAGAAGAAAAATTCAATGCTAAAATCGATCAAGTTGGTGGTAAAGTTAAAGAAACCTTAGGTAAGGTTTCAGATGACAAAGAACTTGAAACAGAAGGTAAAGTCGAAAAAATGGCAGGAAAAGCTGAGGAAATGCTTGCTGATGCTAAAGATACTGTCAAAGGCTTTGTTAATGGTTTGAAGAAAGACGAGGAATAA